The following are from one region of the Aspergillus chevalieri M1 DNA, chromosome 1, nearly complete sequence genome:
- a CDS encoding GTPase-activating protein BUD2 (COG:T;~EggNog:ENOG410PJIU;~InterPro:IPR001936,IPR023152,IPR000008,IPR008936, IPR039360;~PFAM:PF00168,PF00616;~go_process: GO:0007165 - signal transduction [Evidence IEA];~go_process: GO:0043087 - regulation of GTPase activity [Evidence IEA]), producing the protein MESENQHGTKRSSTHQGGIYSHAVERRSSKKSSSKDRRGMVYHPESFKGTGIRAVTPESDTDKQFPLPDADYVPGSSVPSPRATHRVRTVDGDRREHQYPHSVGDEAEASNAMNGRIRSRTTTTNEERTEVPSNNTMLPWRRFGSFHTSGSQVRTPDEQPSTMSSPATYSPSSFGERPRPGRPPGVLTGLNSLNASSLTSPISNSDSAKILHLMKTTSGRMHGVLSFRTSNQTAWTSGVCAINVATGSLVYLIYQAKGEPALTKTLIPDLRGCRVRTLYDPDFQNNYLTVSTFTSGLGVQLRPHVSETFDSWLAALLCWQPIRPRGVRNKMTKPQPVTIGERRYPDRHRRNSEGTVQKDAAIIKVGKMLLWDKPTASGARPASSRQISSSRQQRTLKSSWQRVSCTLQENGHFKLFTESDVSLLNSVQLSQLSRCAVQQLNASVLEDEFCIAIYPQYAAHANIDPSQIRPIYLSLESRVLFEVWFVLLRAFTVPELYGPESSLEDDLRPVNLQPAPTPPAATASTADMFRIERSLTVKVTEAKLFRTREDTPQKGRKQSRSHGHSTTVRSAEGDYYTEVTLDGEIRAKTAVKYRTANPFWREDFIFHDLPPVLSQASLLVKTLNPAQKDWTLIAHGTYLISQSRDISTIPLDDVEVCAHDLTYGRVELRLDDLEPGVETEKWWPILDDKDQPVGEMLMRARMEETVVLMSQEYEQMSELLHSFTNGLTVNMAQIISSELNQLSETLLNIFQVSGQAVEWISALVEDEIDGVHKESTVNRLRYTTRIQSNDARESNQEREFLVRDLGRTATVEANLLFRGNSILTKALDFHMRRLGKDYLDETIGDRLRSIDEENPECEVDPSRVHRSDDLERNWNHLISLTTGVWKAIASSASRCPPELRLIFRHIRACAEDRYGDFLRSVTYSSVSGFLFLRFFCPAILNPKLFGLLKDHPRPRAQRTLTLIAKALQGLANMTTFGSKEPWMEPMNRFLISNRVEFKEFVDSICAIPADRPAPIVTPSYATPIQILGRLPPTSREGFPSLPFLLDHARSFSNLVRIWLEVAPPRLAELEEIDPVLQNFHETAIRLHQRTRECLDRAEEAERPNGNLVVKWEELVELMERSATFYDDANSSMPATPAADSALASSATVTNNHRNSIGYFARPYLPRRSTDYEQQQQQVDDETPPSSSSATWDASRVPFTIPRWSEARDSASSSKNSSTFSLDSPEITTRSGRRSSVSRESSGRYRGLFEFPRRKAKERDHSQHQPREEVRNES; encoded by the exons ATGGAATCGGAAAATCAACATGGGACAAAACGGAGCTCGACTCACCAAGGAGGGATATATAGTCACGCCGTTGAACGGCGTTCCAGCAAGAAGTCATCCTCGAAAGACCGCCGTGGCATGGTTTATCATCCCGAAAGCTTCAAGGGCACAGGCATCCGCGCCGTAACGCCGGAATCTGACACTGACAAGCAATTTCCCTTGCCCGATGCCGATTACGTCCCAGGTAGCAGTGTTCCTTCTCCTCGCGCGACACACAGAGTCAGAACCGTTGATGGTGACCGCCGAGAACATCAATACCCTCACTCGGTAGGGGATGAAGCTGAAGCGTCCAATGCCATGAACGGCCGCATACGATCACGGACAACGACGACCAACGAGGAGCGGACGGAAGTGCCCTCAAATAATACAATGCTCCCTTGGCGCCGCTTTGGATCTTTTCACACCTCCGGCTCTCAGGTCAGGACTCCAGACGAGCAACCCAGCACCATGAGCTCCCCCGCCACATATTCACCCAGTTCTTTCGGCGAGCGGCCACGGCCGGGTAGGCCGCCTGGTGTGCTCACTGGCTTGAATTCTCTTAATGCATCATCATTAACCTCCCCAATCTCCAATTCCGATTCTGCAAAGATCCTACACCTCATGAAGACTACCAGTGGACGCATGCATGGCGTCCTCTCCTTCCGAACTTCCAATCAGACCGCATGGACATCTGGAGTATGCGCCATCAACGTGGCTACAGGGAGTTTGGTATACCTAATCTACCAGGCTAAAGGAGAACCCGCATTGACGAAGACCTTGATTCCCGATTTACGTGGCTGTCGGGTGCGGACCCTGTACGATCCGGACTTCCAAAACAATTATCTAACTGTGTCCACTTTTACGTCGGGCCTGGGAGTTCAACTGCGACCTCATGTCAGCGAAACATTTGATTCATGGCTCGCCGCATTGCTTTGTTGGCAGCCCATTCGGCCAAGGGGTGTGCGGAACAAGATGACCAAGCCCCAGCCGGTAACAATAGGGGAACGCCGTTATCCCGACCGCCATCGGCGCAATTCTGAAGGCACCGTGCAAAAGGATGCGGCTATCATTAAGGTTGGGAAGATGCTTCTCTGGGACAAGCCAACCGCGTCGGGAGCACGACCTGCTTCGAGTCGCCAGATCTCGTCGTCCCGGCAGCAACGGACTTTAAAGTCCTCCTGGCAGAGGGTCAGTTGTACGCTGCAGGAGAATGGCCATTTCAAACTGTTCACTGAGTCGGATGTGTCGCTCCTAAATTCTGTCCAACTCTCTCAATTGTCCCGCTGTGCTGTACAACAACTCAACGCGTCGGTTCTCGAGGATGAATTTTGCATTGCCATTTACCCCCAATATGCGGCGCATGCGAATATTGATCCATCCCAGATCCGTCCGATCTATCTCTCCTTGGAGAGTCGGGTGCTCTTTGAAGTTTGGTTTGTTCTTCTGCGGGCTTTTACTGTTCCTGAGCTCTATGGCCCTGAGTCATCCTTAGAGGACGATCTAAGGCCTGTCAACCTCCAACCAGCGCCAACACCACCGGCAGCTACGGCGTCTACGGCGGACATGTTTCGCATTGAGCGAAGCCTCACGGTCAAGGTTACAGAAGCCAAGCTGTTCCGGACGAGAGAAGACACGCCCCAAAAGGGCCGAAAACAATCTAGGTCACATGGGCACTCGACCACCGTCAGGTCCGCTGAGGGCGATTATTATACCGAAGTCACGCTGGACGGCGAGATTCGGGCCAAAACCGCCGTCAAGTACCGCACCGCCAATCCATTCTGGAGAGAGGATTTCATTTTTCACGACCTTCCCCCGGTGCTGTCCCAAGCCTCCCTTCTAGTCAAGACGCTTAATCCAGCCCAGAAAGATTGGACTCTCATCGCTCATGGGACATATTTGATAAGCCAAAGCCGCGATATCAGCACGATACCCTTGGATGATGTTGAGGTTTGCGCGCACGATCTAACCTATGGAAGGGTGGAACTGCGGCTAGATGACTTGGAGCCAGGCGTGGAAACAGAGAAATGGTGGCCAATTCTGGACGACAAAGACCAGCCAGTAGGCGAGATGCTGATGCGAGCTCGGATGGAGGAGACTGTCGTGCTCATGTCTCAAGAGTATGAGCAGATGTCAGAACTCCTTCACTCGTTTACCAATGGTCTCACAGTCAATATGGCGCAGATCATATCATCGGAATTGAACCAGCTGTCCGAAACACTTCTCAACATCTTTCAGGTGTCAGGCCAGGCGGTGGAATGGATTTCGGCGCTAGTGGAGGACGAGATTGATGGGGTTCATAAAGAATCAACCGTCAATCGCTTGCGGTACACCACACGCATCCAATCTAATGATGCCAGGGAATCTAACCAGGAAAGAGAATTCCTGGTCCGGGATCTCGGAAGGACTGCTACAGTGGAAGCCAATCTACTCTTCCGCGGGAACTCGATTCTAACGAAGGCGCTCGATTTTCATATGCGGCGGCTTGGGAAGGACTACCTAGATGAGACGATTGGAGATCGGCTACGCAGCATCGATGAAGAGAATCCTGAGTGTGAGGTTGACCCATCTCGTGTCCACCGGTCTGATGATCTCGAACGGAATTGGAATCATTTGATATCTCTTACGACGGGCGTCTGGAAAGCCATTGCTAGTTCTGCTTCGCGGTGCCCACCTGAGCTCAGGCTCATATTCCGGCATATCAGAGCCTGTGCGGAGGACCGTTATGGTGATTTCCTTCGATCGGTCACGTACAGCAGTGTCTCCggctttctctttctgcgGTTCTTTTGTCCTGCCATTCTAAATCCTAAGCTGTTTGGCTTGCTCAAGG ATCACCCTCGTCCTCGTGCCCAGCGTACATTGACTTTGATTGCTAAGGCTTTGCAAGGCCTGGCCAACATGACTACGTTTGGCAGCAAAGAACCATGGATGGAGCCGATGAACCGTTTCTTGATCAGCAATCGTGTTGAGTTTAAAGAGTTCGTGGATTCGATCTGCGCAATACCCGCTGACCGCCCGGCTCCGATTGTTACCCCGTCCTACGCGACCCCGATCCAAATTCTTGGCCGATTGCCTCCTACCTCACGCGAAGGCTTCCCTAGTCTCCCTTTCTTGCTCGATCATGCCCGGAGCTTCTCCAACCTGGTTAGGATTTGGCTTGAAGTCGCGCCGCCCCGATTGGCTGAATTAGAGGAAATTGACCCTGTGCTCCAAAACTTCCACGAAACAGCAATACGTCTTCACCAACGAACCAGGGAATGCTTGGACAGGGCCGAGGAAGCAGAACGGCCTAATGGCAACCTCGTGGTCAAATGGGAAGAATTGGTAGAGTTGATGGAACGTAGTGCGACCTTTTACGACGACGCCAACTCGAGCATGCCGGCCACTCCAGCGGCCGACTCGGCCCTGGCTTCTTCCGCAACCGTCACGAATAACCACCGGAATTCAATCGGATACTTCGCGCGCCCTTATCTTCCACGTCGGTCGACCGATTAtgaacagcaacagcagcaggtgGACGATGAAACCCCTCCCAGCTCCTCATCCGCAACCTGGGATGCATCCCGAGTGCCATTTACCATTCCCCGTTGGTCTGAGGCGCGGGACAGTGCTTCAAGCTCTAAAAACTCATCTACCTTTTCCCTTGACTCCCCGGAGATCACTACCAGGAGCGGCCGTCGGTCCAGCGTCTCCAGAGAGTCATCGGGCAGATACCGGGGTCTCTTTGAATTTCCGCGGCGCAAAGCCAAAGAGCGGGATCACTCCCAACACCAGCCTCGCGAGGAAGTCCGAAATGAATCTTAA
- the atgI gene encoding autophagy protein ATG9 (BUSCO:EOG092615CC;~COG:U;~EggNog:ENOG410PH3Z;~InterPro:IPR007241;~PFAM:PF04109;~TransMembrane:5 (i243-262o295-313i461-481o547-568i650-671o);~go_process: GO:0006914 - autophagy [Evidence IEA]): MMKSNILSRILPPAGSPSVYEAIQEQDADSNASDVEERAGLAWDEKRGGDHYNDQELEEAIADAQGSVLSSPSNSTTAFLAQDRSSREGKGKGKATSRHRKPSRPRWAQDGPPEYDADDADEDVPASLLVEGNHDDDELRSRLPPPPRSYPHHPSPDPGPSSRSNRSRWETNRAAMEQGTRDGPQRQREPPAARWSIGQHPNLAFVDPKEKAMWRWANVENLDNFLEDVYAYSQGNGIWSISLGRVIGLLNFAFIVGFSTFLTNCIDYSNVRGSRTLDDILIKRCTTNMSTTSTFLLWVLTFFWIERAFRYLLDLRRLKHMHDFYYYLLGISDAEIQTISWQEIVSRLMALRDANPATARVSSQHRKLMGSQSKQRMDAHDIANRLMRKENYLIALVNKDILDLSLPVPFVRNRQLFSKVLEWNIYLCIMDYLFNEQGQIRTLFLRDTHRKALAEGLRRRFVVIGILNIFVAPFLVVYYLMHHFFRYFNEYKKNPSQIGSRQYTPLAEWKFREFNELDHLFQSRTNISYPYASRYIDQFPKDKTVQLAGFVAFISGAITSVLAVASLVDPELFLGFELTNDRTVLFYLGVFGSVWAVARGLAPEENDVFDPEYALLEVIRYTHYFPSHWKGRLHSDEVRKEFAMLYQMRIIIFLEEVLSIIFTPFILWFSLPKCSERIIDFFREFTVHVDGLGYLCSFAVFDFKKGTNEITQGPAGRQRNAHDPSRQDPRADYFSTKDGKMLASYYGFLDNYGANPRPSGRRPFHPPPAFPTLGSPSGIDLGQYPYPRSGPAAGAPGSTMIGQMSTAGPRFGAPGAMDHLSPAPSMLLDPHHQPSTMNRTSAHPIYRASRAVPRVAGPIEHGDEPPSITTNARRLVPQLPAHTTTASSGGIGESESNLGDSWRMNLMGSGEGEEEGEEGENVDRIVEGPGVLGLIQQFQKANNDGRGRTTVGI, encoded by the exons ATGATGAAATCCAATATTCTCTCACGGATCCTCCCTCCCGCGGGCTCTCCATCGGTTTACGAAGCGATCCAAGAACAAGACGCCGATTCGAATGCATCAGACGTGGAGGAGCGTGCGGGCCTAGCCTGGGATGAAAAACGGGGAGGAGACCATTATAATGATCAGGAGCTGGAGGAGGCCATTGCCGATGCACAGGGCAGTGTTTTGTCAAGCCCGAGCAACAGTACTACGGCGTTTCTGGCCCAAGACCGTTCATCCAGGGAAGGCAAGGGCAAGGGCAAAGCTACATCTCGTCACCGGAAACCGAGTCGACCGCGATGGGCTCAAGATGGACCACCGGAGTACGATGCCGACGATGCGGATGAAGATGTTCCTGCTTCGCTTTTGGTagaaggaaaccacgatgatgatgagctgAGGTCCAGACTGCCTCCACCTCCGCGTTCTTACccacatcatccatccccgGACCCTGGTCCTTCATCACGCAGCAACAGATCTCGATGGGAGACAAACAGGGCAGCTATGGAACAGGGAACACGTGATGGCCCCCAACGTCAAAGGGAACCCCCGGCAGCAAGGTGGTCGATTGGGCAGCATCCGAATCTTGCTTTTGTCGACCCCAAAGAAAAGGCTATGTGGAGATGGGCAAATGTCGAGAACTTGGATAATTTCTTGGAGGATGTCTATGCATACTCTCAGGGGAATGGGATTTGGTCCATTTCTCTAGGACGGGTTATAGGCCTTCT GAATTTTGCGTTCATTGTCGGGTTCAGCACGTTTCTCACAAACTGCATCGACTACTCCAACGTCCGAGGAAGTAGAACACTGGATGATATCCTCATCAAACGATGCACGACCAATATGTCAACCACTTCGACATTTCTCCTCTGGGTGCTCACTTTTTTCTGGATAGAACGAGCATTCCGGTATCTGCTGGATCTCCGGAGACTCAAACACATGCATGACTTTTACTATTACCTTCTGGGGATATCCGATGCCGAAATCCAAACAATCTCGTGGCAAGAAATTGTCAGCCGGTTAATGGCCTTGAGGGACGCAAATCCTGCTACGGCTCGTGTGTCCAGTCAACATCGTAAGCTGATGGGAAGTCAGTCCAAACAACGGATGGATGCCCACGATATAGCCAATCGGCTGATGCGCAAAGAGAATTATCTGATTGCTCTAGTGAATAAGGACATCCTAGATCTCAGTCTACCTGTACCTTTCGTTCGGAATCGGCAGCTGTTCTCAAAAGTTTTGGAATGGAATATCTATCTCTGCATCATGGACTATCTTTTCAACGAACAGGGTCAAATTAGGACGCTATTTTTGAGGGACACCCATCGCAAGGCTCTGGCAGAAGGCCTGCGTCGGCGTTTTGTCGTGATTGGTATACTAAATATCTTTGTGGCGCCATTCCTGGTCGTCTATTACCTCATGCACCATTTCTTCCGCTATTTTAACGAATACAAGAAGAATCCTTCTCAGATTGGTTCCCGCCAGTATACCCCCCTAGCGGAATGGAAATTTCGTGAGTTCAACGAACTTGATCATCTGTTCCAGAGTCGGACCAATATATCCTATCCCTATGCCAGCCGATACATTGACCAGTTTCCGAAAGACAAAACGGTGCAGCTCGCCGGATTCGTGGCATTCATTTCCGGTGCAATCACGTCCGTGCTGGCTGTTGCGTCGCTAGTGGACCCCGAGTTATTCCTAGGGTTTGAACTCACGAACGACCGCACCGTGCTATTCTATTTGGGTGTTTTTGGTTCCGTCTGGGCTGTTGCGCGAGGCCTAGCCCCGGAAGAAAATGATGTTTTCGATCCAGAGTATGCCCTTCTTGAGGTAATTCGGTATACTCATTATTTCCCTAGTCATTGGAAAGGACGACTGCACAGTGACGAGGTCCGAAAAGAGTTTGCGATGCTGTACCAGATGCGCATTATAATTTTCCTCGAGGAGGTTCTGAGCATTATTTTCACACCGTTTATTCTATGGTTCAGTCTGCCCAAGTGCAGCGAACGAATCATTGACTTCTTCCGAGAATTCACCGTGCACGTGGACGGGCTGGGGTATCTGTGCTCCTTTGCTGTCTTCGACTTCAAGAAAGGCACCAACGAGATTACCCAGGGCCCAGCAGGTCGTCAACGGAACGCTCATGATCCGTCCAGGCAGGACCCACGCGCGGATTACTTCTCCACCAAAGACGGCAAGATGCTTGCGTCTTACTATGGCTTTTTAGATAACTACGGCGCAAATCCTCGGCCATCCGGCAGGCGACCGTTCCATCCACCACCAGCCTTCCCGACGCTCGGGTCACCATCTGGCATCGACTTGGGACAGTACCCCTATCCGCGGTCGGGCCCAGCAGCTGGTGCACCGGGGAGTACGATGATCGGCCAGATGTCGACCGCAGGACCTCGATTTGGGGCTCCAGGCGCGATGGATCACTTATCGCCAGCCCCATCGATGCTGTTGGATCCACACCATCAACCATCCACAATGAATCGCACTAGTGCTCACCCGATCTATCGGGCTTCACGCGCGGTCCCAAGGGTTGCTGGACCGATTGAACATGGAGACGAACCCCCGTCCATTACTACTAACGCCCGCCGTCTGGTACCGCAGCTACCCGCACACACCACCACGGCATCGAGTGGCGGCATTGGAGAGAGCGAAAGCAACTTAGGGGACTCCTGGCGTATGAACCTAATGGGCAGTGGcgagggtgaggaggaaggCGAGGAGGGCGAGAATGTGGATCGCATCGTCGAAGGCCCAGGTGTCCTGGGCTTGATTCAACAATTCCAGAAGGCGAATAATGATGGCCGAGGACGGACGACAGTTGGCAtctaa
- a CDS encoding ATP-binding protein (COG:S;~EggNog:ENOG410PPVP;~InterPro:IPR027417), with protein sequence MAKLSALHTASCPRTRTITELAKVLDEHRVALVRGPPSSGKTTLARLLQSYYVSREEPVVFLTGWPRKTVDPPIYLYEKCKEAGYEEVDYMTVQYSNITFIIDEAQQSYNDKALWRGLIKSQSGCQSGARICLFASYGNPVMGTPEGPGGPPVHFESEQRVSLLRYYASHGPHSNNLGLFYTVEEFEYVLLLWSAVNEVEIAPVARKVLYYVTGGHPGAVESLVAYILVCFLSCSHFSYLRDVVHVLQAYYHCEVENNSIKTITEKHLMDSLEDGPNLFASLQTTVFFRSFPTSQQLALTPAAATALRRIIQEGTIPCDLDDHGVELCFKRGWVHTDYTHSSPAGVENLVCFLPTRLHVKILEDLLGINQPGSFF encoded by the exons ATGGCAA AACTCTCCGCATTACACACCGCTAGCTGCCCGCGCACGAGAACCATTACAGAGCTTGCCAAAGTCCTGGATGAGCACCGAGTTGCCCTGGTCAGAGGGCCCCCATCCTCGGGCAAAACAACACTCGCAAGGCTCCTCCAAAGCTATTATGTCAGTCGCGAAGAACCTGTTGTCTTCCTCACAGGCTGGCCCCGCAAAACTGTCGACCCACCGATCTACCTCTATGAGAAATGCAAAGAAGCCGGGTACGAGGAGGTCGATTACATGACCGTCCAGTACTCAAACATCACATTCATCATCGACGAAGCGCAGCAATCGTACAATGATAAAGCGCTGTGGCGGGGTTTGATCAAGTCGCAGAGCGGCTGCCAGAGCGGCGCGAGGATCTGTTTGTTTGCGTCGTATGGCAACCCAGTCATGGGGACGCCCGAGGGGCCGGGGGGTCCGCCTGTACATTTTGAATCGGAGCAGCGGGTTTCACTGCTAAGGTATTATGCATCACATGGACCGCACTCGAATAACCTTGGGCTGTTTTATACGGTGGAGGAGTTTGAGTATGTGCTGCTGTTGTGGTCGGCGGTTAACGAGGTTGAGATTGCACCGGTTGCGAGGAAGGTTCTTTATTATGTGACTGGTGGACATCCAGGGGCAGTTGAATCGCTGGTGGCGTATATATTGGtatgttttctttcttgctcACATTTCTCGTATTTACGGGACGTCGTTCACGTTCTTCAGGCATATTACCACTGCGAAGTAGAAAACAACAGCATCAAAACAATTACAGAGAAGCACCTAATGGATTCCCTAGAAGACGGACCCAATCTCTTCGCCTCTCTCCAAACAACAGTCTTCTTCCGGTCCTTCCCAACCTCGCAACAACTCGCACTCACGCCCGCCGCTGCAACCGCGCTCCGTCGGATCATCCAGGAAGGGACAATCCCATGCGACCTGGACGATCACGGAGTTGAACTCTGCTTTAAGAGAGGCTGGGTGCACACGGATTATACGCACAGTTCTCCAGCTGGAGTAGAGAATTTGGTTTGCTTTTTGCCGACAAGATTGCATGTGAA AATCTTGGAGGATCTCCTGGGAATAAACCAGCCGGGTTCGTTTTTCTGA
- a CDS encoding class I alpha-mannosidase 1A (CAZy:GH47;~COG:G;~EggNog:ENOG410PKHB;~InterPro:IPR036026,IPR012341,IPR001382;~PFAM:PF01532;~go_component: GO:0016020 - membrane [Evidence IEA];~go_function: GO:0004571 - mannosyl-oligosaccharide 1,2-alpha-mannosidase activity [Evidence IEA];~go_function: GO:0005509 - calcium ion binding [Evidence IEA];~go_process: GO:0005975 - carbohydrate metabolic process [Evidence IEA]), translated as MLVPRRYRGLLIFAVVFAVVFFHFVRSHDWQIVFPGDYHDHHPHFPPPPGDLFSQNPPSLDFVPGPPPHQQTANTKQSHENANQVGVKTSGNGDGQAQNAGLGGSGLRKQQQKQGNQGKQKQGLSMFPVKRPPPHWKKVPEIFPLAPEERITLPTGQPKSLPKLQASFEVESVEEERKRLERLDDIRKTFEYAWNGYKSSAMGKDELKPLRGGYKDTFNGWGATVVDALDTLWVMGLEEEFALAVEHVKSIDFTTSEKLEIPVFETVIRYMGGLLGAYDISDQQYPVLLEKAVQLAEILMGAFDTPNRMPTLFYKWTPDQASRVHHASRRAVLAEIGSLSMEFTRLAQLTKDDKYYDAIARITNELESVQSSSKLPGLWPTKLDATGCEKPIPAHAVVRDVPSPSNSSTTPVLTPSARPAPTDIRSYTHYFERRGESGLAQDAQPADYEQLIKEKNPDSYIVPANSDCKGALITQNSYKDAFGLGAEADSTYEYLPKEYMLLGGLNDQYKSMYEKAMDTAREHLLFRPMVKHGRDIRFLATLDLSKPLAELQPNQIPTRYEATHLTCYAGGMFAVGSKLFGIDGDMDIAAKLTDGCVWAYESTYTGIMPETFLVIPCKKGESCTWDEARYKDALDPWREERLAAMQKLKEQAIEAKESQEVAVEADEPAATPEKNAVIYERNGVKRDATASQTTETPVPTGPRVKVTRRSLLSPLPGDPASALADDYVKTRIREERLPPGFVRMTDRRYLLRPEAIESVFIMYRLTGDNYWREKGWRMFEGISKHTRTNFAHSAIEDVTSMHPEFQDSMESFWLSETLKYFYLLFSEPSVVSLDEYVLNTEAHPLKRPT; from the exons ATGCTCGTACCACGTCGATATCGCGGCCTTTTGATCTTCGCCGTCGTGTTCGCCGTGGTGTTTTTCCATTTCGTCCGTTCCCACGACTGGCAGATCGTCTTCCCGGGCGACTATCACGATCATCACCCCCATTTCCCCCCGCCGCCAGGTGATCTCTTCTCGCAAAACCCTCCCTCGCTCGACTTCGTTCCCGGTCCTCCCCCGCACCAACAAACCGCGAATACCAAACAATCCCACGAGAACGCGAATCAAGTCGGTGTCAAAACGAGCGGTAACGGCGACGGTCAGGCCCAAAATGCGGGACTCGGTGGTTCTGGATTGCGTAAACAGCAACAGAAACAGGGAAACCAGgggaagcagaagcaggGCCTGAGCATGTTTCCGGTGAAACGACCGCCGCCTCATTGGAAGAAAGTCCCGGAAATCTTCCCCCTCGCACCGGAAGAGCGGATCACGCTGCCGACTGGTCAGCCGAAGTCATTACCGAAACTGCAGGCCAGCTTCGAGGTTGAGTCGgtcgaggaggagaggaagcgGTTGGAGAGGTTGGATGATATTCGGAAGACGTTTGAGTACGCGTGGAACGGGTACAAGTCCTCCGCGATGGGGAAGGATGAGCTCAAGCCTCTGCGCGGTGGCTACAAGGATACATTCAATGGCTGGGGAGCTACGGTGGTGGATGCGTTGGATACGCTTTGGGTGATGGGATTGGAGGAGGAGTTTGCGCTTGCGGTTGAGCATGTCAAGAGTATTGACTTTACGACGAGCGAGAAATTGGAGATTCCTGTCTTCGAGACGGTCATTCGTTACATGGGTGGATTGTTGGGTGCGTATGACATCTCGGATCAGCAGTATCCCGTGCTTCTGGAGAAGGCTGTTCAGCTTGCGGAGATTTTGATGGGGGCTTTTGACACGCCCAATCGCATGCCGACTTTGTTTTACAAGTGGACACCAGATCAGGCATCGAGAGTTCACCATGCGAGCCGTCGAGCGGTTCTGGCGGAAATTGGCTCACTTTCAATGGAATTTACGCGGTTGGCGCAGTTGACCAAAGACGACAAATACTACGACGCCATTGCACGCATCACCAATGAGCTGGAGAGTGTTCAATCTTCCAGCAAGCTTCCCGGTCTGTGGCCTACCAAGCTGGACGCCACTGGATGTGAAAAGCCTATACCCGCACATGCTGTTGTGCGCGATGTTCCATCCCCGTCCAACTCATCGACAACTCCTGTGCTCACGCCCAGTGCAAGACCAGCTCCAACAGATATTCGGAGCTATACGCATTATTTCGAGCGACGCGGTGAGAGTGGCCTTGCGCAAGATGCACAGCCTGCCGATTATGAACAACtgatcaaggagaagaaCCCCGATTCCTACATTGTACCCGCAAATAGCGACTGCAAGGGAGCCTTGATAACTCAAAACTCTTACAAGGATGCTTTTGGCTTGGGAGCAGAGGCAGACTCAACGTATGAGTATTTGCCCAAGGAATACATGCTCCTGGGTGGTCTGAACGATCAATACAAATCCATGTATGAGAAAGCAATGGATACAGCTCGCGAGCACCTTCTCTTCCGGCCCATGGTGAAACATGGCCGTGATATCCGTTTCTTGGCCACTCTTGACCTGAGCAAGCCTCTTGCAGAGCTGCAGCCGAACCAAATACCAACCAGGTACGAAGCGACGCATCTGACCTGCTATGCCGGTGGCATGTTCGCGGTTGGTTCCAAGTTGTTTGGCATTGATGGTGACATGGACATCGCCGCTAAGCTTACGGACGGCTGTGTGTGGGCGTATGAGTCTACATACACTGGCATCATGCCTGAAACCTTCCTAGTGATACCTTGTAAAAAGGGTGAATCATGCACGTGGGATGAGGCGCGTTACAAGGATGCCCTGGACCCTTGGCGAGAGGAGCGTTTGGCTGCGATGCAAAAGTTGAAGGAGCAGGCCATCGAAGCCAAGGAGTCCCAGGAGGTCGCGGTCGAGGCTGATGAGCCGGCTGCCACGCCTGAAAAGAATGCTGTTATCTACGAACGAAACGGAGTCAAGCGTGATGCGACAGCATCGCAGACCACCGAAACACCAGTACCAACAGGCCCCAGGGTTAAAGTCACACGCCGGAGTCTCCTTTCACCATTGCCTGGGGATCCTGCTTCCGCGCTGGCTGATGATTACGTTAAGACCCGGATCAGGGAAGAAAGATTGCCACCTGGGTTTGTCCGCATGACTGACCGACGCTACCTATTGCGTCCCGAAGCAATTGAGTCTGTCTTCATCATGTACCGTCTCACAGGTGACAATTATTGGCGGGAGAAGGGATGGAGGATGTTCGAGGGTATCTCCAAGCACACACGCACCAATTTCGCACATTCGGCAATTGAAGATGTCACTTCGATGCATCCGGAGTTTCAAGACTCAATGGAGTCGTTCTGGCTTTCGGAGACGCTCAAGTACTTCTATCTGCTTTTCAGTGAACCGAGTGTCGTTAGTCTTGACGAATACGTCCT GAATACGGAAGCCCACCCATTGAAACGACCTACATAA